In Vulpes lagopus strain Blue_001 chromosome 15, ASM1834538v1, whole genome shotgun sequence, the sequence CCCTTAGAAGGCCTCGgagacccccgccccgccccagctcTCCGAGGCGCGCTTTTGCGCAGGGCTCCGCGAGCTTCCCCATTAAATCTGGGGCTCTGTTGCGCAACCCCGAGTCCAGGCTCGCTTCCCCGCTAGGGCTCACCCtacccccgcccggccccgccgccacGCGAAGCTGCGACCTTAGGCGCCTCTGCGGAGCCTGGACCGGATCGCAGCACgggcgccccgcgcgcccctccaGCAGAGCGGCGCTCCCGCCAGCCCGGCACGCGCCCGAGCAGCCGAGCCACCTTCCCAAGCCAGGTGGCGGCGGGAGCCGGAGACTCCCGGGACGCACAGGGACAAGGGGCACCCTCCCTCCCAAGACTTGGGAGTCCAGAATTAATCAGCATCGAGACCGTTTATTATTGATTTGCTATTTTCGCATATCACCCATTTTATGTAAATAGATAATGCAGAGACACGGTGTTCCTTCTTCCACAAGAGGTAATAAGTCTctcacgcacactcacacactctaCGCAGCAAAAACAACGTTACACCTCGCTGAGACATTCACGTATTAAAATAAGTGGGGAGGGGGACAATGCAATGGTTTTTAAATGCCCTTAATACAATATATAACGTACAAAAATATCTCTATATttgaagttacaaaaaaaaaaatcttctgacaGCAACGAACTTAAATATTGATAGTTACCTCTGTATATACAACACGCATTGCACTTTTCCTCTCTAGGTTTTGGATAGTTCAAGTAATAGTGAGGCTTGCGCCCCGGTGGGGTGACACCCCGTGAGAAATCAGTTTGTGGGCAGGCACGGCAGTGATTCAGACCCCTgtcccttgggggggggggtctcaagcatttaattctcatttaattctcaattAATCCTCTCCGTGAGCCTGGCAGGCCTCCCTTGcattcctctgccccccccacggGACACCTGGGCCGGCTTGGGACGGAGGGATCCGTGCCTCCGAGGAGAAGGGGCTCGCGCAAAGCCAGGGCTGGCCGCTGGACGGTGCCTCCCGGAATCCCGGTCTCTGCCCGACTTCCATCGGCAGAGGGGCTCGGCTCGGGGAAGCCCTCCGCCCAGGGGGAAGCCAGCGGGATGCACACGCGCGCCAGTTCGCTGCTGCCACAGGCGCCTACATCTTAAGGAGGTTGGCGAGCACCTGATGCACCCGGGGGGCCGGAGCCCCGCCTGGCCGTGGCTCCGGGAACAGGAGAGTCCGGCGAAGGCCGGGCTCGGGCAGGGAGCGCCGGCGCCGGCGGCCGTAGCCCTGAGGGCTAATCTTGCTCCTGGGGGCGACGCCGTCCTTGTCCTTGTCTGTGAACTGGTAGATCTGGTGCGCCAGTTTCTGCACCGTGCACGTTCCGAAGCGGCAGCCGAAGCTCCGCGGGCCCTGGAAATTGTTCATACTCTGGCGGTAGCGTTTGACTCGGATGCGGGCGGCGTCCGGACcgctggggaagggaaggaaggtaaCATTAGACGCCCCCATCAAGCAGAGCTTGGGCCCCAGCCACTGGGAATCCGAGCCCTTCAAGGACCAGAGGGGCTGGGATGGGCTGCCGCCGTCTGAACTGCCAGGCGGCCCTCAAGATCCCCCGGGCCAGGGTGGTGGAGGAGAGCTCCCTTTGCCCACCCCGCTCTGGCGCAGGGCACTTACCTGGTCTGGGGGTTGCGAGCGGCGCCCTTCACGTCCTGGGTCCGAATAAGAGTCTGGGCCGGCCCGGCCTTCACTTCAGCGAGCCCGGTGGGATAGCTGCTGGACACTCGAAGTTCCCTCTTTCCACGACTTACAGCCCATTTGTTCCACCTAGAAAACACCAGACAGACCTCACTCGCATACCTCCAGGCCAAGTCCTGGTCCGGTCCGGCTCCCGTGCACTTCTAACCCCTCGGGGCCGGCGGCCGGTTTCCCTGGTCTCCCAGGTGCAAGGACCGGAGAAGGAGCTGCCTGCGACTCACTTCTTTCGGAACTCTGACGCCACGTCTAGCCGTGCGGTGTCCGCGCCCAGGAAGGCGAGGGAGCCCAGGTATAAGAGGGCGACGGGAACCAGCTTCATGCTGGCGGCGATGCGCAGAccctggaagggagagagagagggaggggggccgACGTGAGCAGCACCGCCCCGGGCGGGgcaggcagggtgtgggggggccCGCGCGGGCCGGCTGAGCCCGCGCTCTGCCTGGCTCAGACCCTTATCTCGCCCGGGCGCAGAGAGGCGCCAGCGGCGTTTGCACCCGCCAGGCGGGTGACAGGCCCCGCAGGGGAGGCCCTCTGCCCAGCGCCAGGCTCCCAGAGCTTTCCAGCTCAACTTCTCGGAATTTGGGTAGTAGAGTAGAGGGGACTGGGTCTCTGCGGTTCCGGTTGTGTGCACCGCTGGGTTCAGTATATGGGACGCAACCCGCAGAGGACCTTCCAGAATGGGTTGTACCCCTCACCCAGCACACTctaaagacccccccccccagctaaTCCGCCCCGCCTGCGGCGCCTACCTGCAGAGGGGGTGATCTGCCAAGATCCGGGAGGAGAAGGTCTGAGACGTCGCTCTGCTGCTGGCAAAACCCCAACGTCCAAGCTGCGGTGAGAAACCAGGGGTGGCGAGGCTCGAGTTGTTCCGCCTAGTGTCACCAAGAAACCACTGAGTGGCCGGGTCTGGTTCCTCGGCTTTATAAGAGcacagggggcggggcctgaacTGCCCTCGCACCCTCCCATTCTTCCCTCGGGCTCGCGCGGGCTTCTGCACTCGGGCGCGCGCTTTGCTGGTccgaagggtgggggtggggggagtggaggggtCCCCCGTGCCCAGAGGGCTCAGATATGAGCTCCGGAGATTGGTGCAGGAACTGCCACAACCCTGACTGTGGGCACAGGGTTCAGAACATAAATCAGGACTAAGGAGGGCCGGTACAACCTCTTAGGGTCCTTACTCAGGACCTATGCAACCCAGAGTGCGAGGCCTACCCGCACGCAACTGCAAAACCCAACGCGAGGTACCATGTGGATGGCCGGACCTCGGGACCTCGGGACCTCGGGACCTCGGGACCTCCGGAGCGGTGGCCTCGGGTGGACCGCGCCCCCTGCCGGCTCGGCGCCTGACCTGAACGCGACCCCAGACTCCCGCGGAGCCGCAGGGGCAGGACACGGAGCAGAGACCAGGGAGTGGGGCTCTCCAGCACCCCCAGAGAGGCTGAGACTCCATGGTTCTGGGATGGGCTAGTAAGATTTCGCAATAGGGGCAAGGCTCAGAAAGGCTGATTTGAGAATTGGGATTTGGGGGGGAGAATTATCCCAAGTTTCAGAATTTAGCTGCCTATTTGGAAATATGAGAATAACCATAATTTGGACGGACGATACCGTTTCGTTTCTCGTAACGCCCATGTAATCCATATATTCCTTACAAGGTTACAACCTGAGAGAATGCCCTGCTGCCCTCAGAGACCTCATTCATCCATTGTAAACGTGAGGATTTACTGCCACGGAGCACACTAATGCTTCATGTATGTTAATCGTTTTAGAGTTTGCAAAACATGGCCACATCCTGGTCTTTGATCCTGACACCTTGAGTTAGGTGAGGAAGGTTAACATTCCTGTTCTTATTCTACCAAGTAGATATTGAAGTTGAGAGAGCAGAAGAATTTGACCAAAGGCACACCAAACGTAGGAAGCAGGGAAGTCCTAACTCGGCCTGGCAGACAAACAGCGCAGACTCGGCTGTGTGGATATTTCTAGGCTGGGGTCATCATGCTGTCAAGGGGGAGAGGAGAGTCTTAGCCCCCGCCCAAGGATTTATGCCTGTTCATGATGAATCACCTCCAAGCACGTTTGTCACCGGTTCACGTTCTTCCATCACTGCTTCTTGACTTCACTTTCTTACTTCCCTTCGGAGGGAACTGAGAGGGAACTCAGCCCCCTCCGGAGCTCCCTAGTTCTGGCATTGGGGCCTCTGGTATCCTAGCACCCCCTACCCTACTCTCAAGTCCTGAAGCCTGGTGCCTAGACTAAGAGGCTGTGGGTGCAGGACCACTGGGACCCTGGAGACCGCTTCTAGTACCCACCCCACATCTGTGTGAAGATGGGcaattgggaagcctgggtggctcagtggtttagcgctgccttcagcccaggctgtgatcctggagaccggggatcaagtcccgcattgggctttctgcgtggagcctgcttctccctctgcctgtgtctctgcctctctgtgtctctcatgaataaataaaatcttttttaaaaatgggcaaatcaCGTTTGCCCACTAGTTTTCCTATCTATGATATGCCCCCTGCTGATCTCTATGCTTCCTACCTGCTCTGCCACACTGGTTCTGAGACCCAGGGCAAAGGAAGctggctgggtgctgggtggtAGGGACCTTGCCTCATCTGAGCCACACACTGCTGGTTCAGCGCCCTTTTCATTCCCAGAACTGAACCGTGGACATTGCACCCAGGGGAAGGAATGGCTGCAGCTGAAGTTATTTCAGGGAGTCCTCAGGGGGCCACCTGAATAGATCTGAGCTCCAGCTGAGGATGAGGGAAAGATTTCTGGCTCCCGTGCTGGGTCTGACTGTGCTAAGAGCTCGGGGCCCATAGGGGCAAAGCAGGGTAGTGGGCTGGGTGGCCGCCTGGTGGGCCGCAGGGGTGTCACTGCTGCCGACCAGGTCAGGCGGCTGGTCTGCTGGCACCTCAGACAGTAGGTGTTCCTGTGCCCTGTGCGCCTGCTCGGTTTCCAGGGGCCGCCCCTAGGCAAACTATTCTGCTTTTCTTCCACTTCCCATCTCTTCACTTCAGTTTGTTCCCAGAGAGTCAGGCTCTTCTCCCCAACCCTGTCCAAGACAGGCTGGCTGTCAGTCTTCTCTGAGGATGCGACTTGCTGCCAACTTCCAGCTGGGTCCGCGCCAAGACAggttttactttcatttctctggcGCGCGCGCCGCAACTGCCGTAGAGGTCAAGGACAGCTGGGCGCCGGCCCGCAGCCAGGGAAGGTCCCGTGGTCTGGACTCGTTCCTTCTGGTTCCCaccagccctgggtggggggcgggggttcgGTCTGCAGAGCTCTCTGGGGCTGTACCTCGTTACCTCCTCTCTGCGTCTTGCTGGAAAGCCCACGATTCCGTAGGAGCGAGTGCGGAGCGGAGAGAATTCGCTCTAGCTCCTGTGCGGGCTCGCGAAGGGTGCTCTGGATGCAAACCTCGCTTTGGGCTGCGGGCTGCTTCAGCAAGCCCAGCAAACCCAGGAGTGGGGACTGGGCTGCGCCCCGCCTGGCTTCAGCGCCTACTACCCCAGCGACGTAGCACCGACGCCAGGAATTCCCAACCTGAGAGCCTTGGCACACTTACCAGCCCAGCGCGCCTTGTCGCTCTAGCACTTAGATATCTGACGCTTCAAAACTccgccagttttttttttttttttttaaagcaaagtactGGAATGGAAGCTCGGGATTTTGCTAGAACACCCGTATCTCCGAAAgactgtgtctgtgtgtgtctgtgtgtgtgtgtctgtgtgaatgTGCTCGCGCTCACACGCGTGTGCACTGGTATTTGCGTAGGTGGCCGACCGGACCCAGAGTGTTTCCCTTAGGTGGTCGGGGGTATAagttgaaagaatatataaaaaatttgcCAAATGTTGGCAAATTTTATAATGCATTAATAAATGttcatatgttcatatgtttCAAAATGCGTTGCTGAGCTGAGGGCTATTCCCCACTCCCCCGCCCCGTGCAACCTGGAGTTTGCTTGCTTAATCATCgctaaagacacacacacacacacacacacacacacacacacacactacaggtTCAGTTAAAGGGTAGGATCTAGAAGGAAACACCACAGCGGGAGTTCTACTTCTGGTGATTTGTTATAGTTTCATCCAAGTTGCAGTGATTGTAGATTCACATTgactagaaggaaggaaagaaggaaaggaagaagcatcttttaaaatctcactgtcaagaagacaaaaaaaaaagaaagaaattccagttAATGAAGGTCCACTTTTTTTGTGCCCAAGAATTCTTAAAGGGTCAAATTGTAAATAAACCCCAAACCAGGGTAATAAATGTATGTATCCTGAAATCATATATAAAGACATACAAATAtgctaaatatttgttgtattgGTGTCTCAATTTCTTCTTCACATTCCAACTGAATTATATTTAGGCCCTCCATCCAAGCCTTATTCTTAGTAAtgtttagagtttatttatttattttttttttttaattttttttttaattttcatttatttatgatagtcacacacacacacacagagagagagagagagagagagagagagagagaggcagagacataggcagagggagaagcagcaggctccatgcaccaggagcccaacgtgggattcaatcctggatctccaggattgcgccctgggccaaaggcaggcgccaaactgctgcgccacccagggatccccaaaagtctttttttttttttttaatgatagtcagagagagaggcagagagagaagcaggctccatgcacggggatcccgacgtgggattcaatcccaggtctccaggatcgcgccctgggccaaaggcaggcgctaaaccactgcgccacccagggatcccttagagTTTAAAAAGATTTGTGGTGCTGGTTTCTCAGCTAATATGTGGACACAGTCCCTAAAGCTATTGTTACCACACTTaggccatgaaaaaaaaataatgggaagcAATATAAGATATCAATGATATTAATAAGCATAAAAGTGAGTAGCTAAGTGCATTGCACAAATTATCTcagattcctctttttttcaaaCAGGAAATTTTATAATGCATTAATAAATGttcatatgttcatatgtttCAAAATGCGTTGCTGAGCTGAGGGCTTGTTTACAAAGTTCATTTGAAAACAAGGTTTAAGAAGCTTCCTGGAGTCattaacacaaaatattttagggaaaGGACACAACCAGCTTTGTAGATTTGGTCATTCACAGGGAGAAGTAAGGCAGGCTTCAAAACTTGGCACTTTTTTGGAATCTCTGATTTCTCCAAGAAGCTAATAAAATATAGATCTTTTCTAGaaaaatgcacacatatataaatcaaattaagtataaaatttgctactttggggatccctgggtggctcagtggtttagcgcctgcccagggcatgatcctggagtcccgggatccagtcccacatcaggctccctgcatggagcctgcttctccctctgcctgtgtctctgcctccctctctctctctctctgtatctctcatgaataaataaataaaatgtttaaaaaaaggtaaaacaaatttGCTACCTCATTTTTGTGCTTTTACACAAAATGAATGGACAGAAACAATCAgttctggagcacctggctggcttagttggtagggcatgcaactcttgatctctgggtggtcagtttgagccccacattggatgtagagtttactaaaattattatatattttttaaaaatatatattatatatatatatatatatatatatatatatatatatatcttttaaatctgTCCTTGTATGTGATAAAGCCAGAAGACAAATCTCCCTAAAGGTTAAAGAATGTAACTTGCTATaggacaaagaaaagagaagagggtaTATGGAGAAGAGGGTAAACATATTGAAACTTATTATACTAACATCTATAACAACAAGAAGAAATTACTTCGAGAGAAATTTACTACTGATGACACAATGAGTGGCATTAATAAATGGATTATAAAAGAGAAGATTAGACCATTTGGGTTTCATCTGTAGCCAAAGGTGTTAACAAGAACAACCATTATGCTATCTGCCTCCAGGTGGGGATCCTATACTATCAGATTAGAACCACTGCaatgaggcctttttttttttaacattttattttattttatttttttaagattttaattattcattcatgagagacacagagtgagagagagaggcagagacacaggcagagggagaagcaggctccatgcagggagcctgatggactccatcccaggtctccaggatcacgccctgggctgaaggtggttcTAAACCGTccattgagccaccggggctgcccattgaGGCCATTTTTATGTATGGGCTGGCATGATTTGAAAGTGTGTTTATTCCTTTAACAAATACTTAGTGAACACGCATTACATGCCTACCTCTGTGCTCAATGTTGGGCATACAGAAATCATTAATGCAAACATCATTCTTGCTCTCAACTAGCTTACAGAATGGTGGGGTAGCCtgacataaataaatcttcaaaataataaatacatgattaTAAACTATGGTAAATGTtgtgaaggaaaagcaaaattagGGAGACCTAATGTTCCAAATGGAGGAAACAGTGTGTACAAAGCCTTAGGTGTGAGAAAGCACTTGGTATATCAGGGAGAAGCCAGTGTGGTTGAAATGCATTGAGTGAGAAAGAAGAGTGGCATCAAATGAGATTAAAGAGGTCACCAGGATTAGAGTAAATAGGACTCTTTGGGATATGATGAAAATTTTGTACTTTATTCATAATGACATGGGACTCTACTGACAGGTTTAAAGTTGGGAGAGACATGatctgatatatatttatttaaaggatcattttggctattttttttttttctttttaagtaatctctattgccaaggtggggcttg encodes:
- the ADM gene encoding pro-adrenomedullin: MKLVPVALLYLGSLAFLGADTARLDVASEFRKKWNKWAVSRGKRELRVSSSYPTGLAEVKAGPAQTLIRTQDVKGAARNPQTSGPDAARIRVKRYRQSMNNFQGPRSFGCRFGTCTVQKLAHQIYQFTDKDKDGVAPRSKISPQGYGRRRRRSLPEPGLRRTLLFPEPRPGGAPAPRVHQVLANLLKM